From a region of the Impatiens glandulifera chromosome 4, dImpGla2.1, whole genome shotgun sequence genome:
- the LOC124935495 gene encoding NAC domain-containing protein 83-like, which yields MERLPTGLRFEPTEEELILNYLHNKIMSLPLPADIPVIDVFKSDPWNLPGYTYQQVIYFFSTTDEAKYPNGDMPNCSGHWKDTGINKEIVVCKGTDVIVGMRKTLVFYKGYSPNSSMTGWVNYQYSIPASAAADGLDGSVISPMKKIKLSEGSADAAVSMDNYWVLNKVYRKTIDARMRMMFLSFWNAAPAPASSDSSVITVEKSLTHEPDHQEGGSSSGSSRSSRKP from the exons ATGGAGAGACTTCCTACTGGTTTAAGGTTCGAGCCAACCGAAGAAGAGCTCATTCTTAATTACCTGCACAATAAGATCATGTCCCTCCCATTGCCCGCTGACATACCAGTAATCGATGTCTTCAAATCTGATCCATGGAATTTGCCAG GTTATACTTATCAGCAAGTGATTTACTTCTTCAGTACTACCGATGAAGCTAAGTACCCAAATGGAGACATGCCCAACTGCTCTGGCCACTGGAAGGACACCGGCATCAACAAAGAGATAGTGGTTTGTAAGGGAACTGATGTAATAGTGGGCATGAGGAAAACTCTTGTCTTTTACAAAGGATACTCTCCCAACAGTTCCATGACCGGTTGGGTCAATTATCAGTACAGCATACCTGCTTCCGCCGCTGCCGACGGCCTCGACGGTTCAGTCATCAGTCCCATGAAAAAGATCAAACTTTCGGAG GGATCGGCTGATGCTGCGGTTTCCATGGATAATTACTGGGTTTTGAACAAGGTTTATAGGAAAACGATTGATGCCAGGATGAGGATGATGTTCCTCTCCTTTTGGAACGCTGCTCCTGCTCCTGCTTCTTCCGATTCCAGTGTGATTACGGTCGAAAAATCTCTTACCCATGAACCAGATCATCAGGAGGGCGGCAGCAGCAGCGGCAGCAGCAGAAGCAGCAGGAAGCCTTAG